A portion of the Microlunatus phosphovorus NM-1 genome contains these proteins:
- a CDS encoding Lrp/AsnC family transcriptional regulator, which yields MELDELDARLVHALQVEPRASWSDLAPIVGADSATLARRWARLHAEGIAWTTGYLEPAQYAIVELDFDRHVTREVAARLQQNPGVFVIDVCSGSRDLLLIVIAPDIRSLADFVTGPDLKGLGAVRTHLVSELLSDGSHWRLRALSPAEVERIPPPRLPRARAARTIPDDLAAAIAREVWMDGRASVAAIAAASGFTPQRISDAIAVLRSRGILRLRTDVARAASGWPVYAWYFVEAPARTIESARARIVAVPEVRLAAVCASRYNLILAVWLRTLADVNRFELALGKALEGARVADRAVVLHMMKQIGRSLGTDTRAAGPQLNEPPPTPWISQELSGNARIGRVRPRGEGDG from the coding sequence ATGGAACTCGACGAGCTCGATGCGCGGCTGGTGCACGCGTTGCAGGTGGAGCCACGGGCGAGCTGGTCCGACCTCGCTCCGATCGTGGGGGCTGATTCCGCGACCTTGGCACGACGCTGGGCGCGGCTGCACGCCGAAGGTATCGCGTGGACCACGGGCTATCTGGAACCGGCCCAGTACGCCATCGTGGAGTTGGACTTCGACCGGCACGTCACCCGCGAAGTCGCTGCCCGGCTCCAGCAGAATCCCGGCGTGTTCGTGATCGACGTCTGCTCAGGTTCACGGGATCTCCTGCTGATCGTCATCGCACCGGATATCCGTTCGCTGGCTGACTTCGTGACCGGTCCCGATCTCAAAGGACTGGGGGCCGTCCGGACCCATCTGGTCAGCGAACTCCTTTCGGATGGCTCTCATTGGCGGCTGCGGGCGCTGAGTCCAGCCGAGGTAGAGCGGATTCCGCCGCCCAGGCTGCCCCGGGCCCGCGCCGCCCGAACGATTCCTGACGATCTCGCGGCAGCCATCGCCCGCGAGGTCTGGATGGACGGGCGGGCGTCCGTGGCCGCGATCGCTGCCGCCAGCGGATTCACGCCGCAGCGAATCAGCGATGCCATCGCCGTCCTGCGGTCGCGCGGGATCTTGCGGCTGCGTACGGACGTGGCGCGTGCGGCATCGGGCTGGCCGGTCTACGCCTGGTATTTCGTGGAGGCACCGGCTCGGACGATCGAGTCGGCGCGGGCACGCATCGTGGCCGTCCCGGAGGTCCGACTGGCCGCGGTCTGCGCCAGTCGATACAACCTGATCCTGGCCGTCTGGCTTCGTACGCTCGCGGATGTGAACCGGTTCGAGCTTGCGCTCGGCAAGGCGTTGGAGGGTGCCCGGGTCGCCGACCGAGCCGTCGTCCTGCACATGATGAAGCAGATCGGCAGATCGCTCGGCACGGACACCCGAGCGGCAGGACCGCAGTTGAACGAGCCGCCGCCCACTCCCTGGATAAGTCAGGAGCTTTCGGGGAATGCGAGGATCGGACGGGTACGTCCGCGTGGGGAAGGAGACGGGTGA
- a CDS encoding NAD(P)/FAD-dependent oxidoreductase, with translation MELLDGGRVVIVGGGVIGLSIAYHLTLRGYRDVTVVERNHPGDGATARATGGIRQQFSSRVNVELSRRSIPFWQTFEERTGSPLDFRQHGYLFLIDNEAQYEVFRRNAAMQRELGVDVRELRPDEIAEVFPPTEVDDLVGGTYTPEDGSASPADAVAGLLRAARAQGAEIRQQTEVVGLTCTSDGAIRAVETSEGSIEAERVIIAAGPQARQVGRLCGVHIPVSPHSRQAFATAPLAAIDPGYPLTVDMATGAYVHPEATGGTAVIGGNDRETASSEAATVDWSRVTSLAEAIAGRFPALEDLEITNAWAGLREMTPDDHAIVGPIESRPGLWVVAGFSGHGFMQAPAVGEALASWFVDGDPGMDLSRLALSRFGDAAVATLETTVF, from the coding sequence ATGGAACTGCTGGATGGCGGCCGTGTGGTCATCGTCGGGGGCGGGGTGATCGGGCTCTCCATCGCTTACCACTTGACGCTGCGGGGCTATCGCGACGTGACCGTCGTAGAGCGCAACCATCCCGGTGACGGGGCCACGGCCCGCGCCACCGGCGGGATTCGGCAGCAGTTCTCCTCCCGGGTGAATGTCGAGCTCTCCCGTCGATCCATCCCTTTCTGGCAGACCTTCGAGGAGCGCACCGGCTCGCCGCTCGACTTCCGGCAGCACGGCTATCTCTTCCTGATCGACAACGAGGCTCAGTACGAGGTCTTCCGCCGTAACGCCGCCATGCAGCGCGAGCTGGGTGTCGACGTACGCGAGTTGCGTCCCGATGAGATCGCCGAGGTGTTCCCGCCGACCGAGGTGGACGACCTGGTGGGCGGGACCTATACCCCGGAGGATGGCTCCGCCTCACCGGCGGACGCGGTGGCCGGTCTGCTGCGCGCGGCCCGGGCTCAAGGTGCGGAGATCCGCCAACAGACCGAGGTTGTCGGTCTGACCTGCACCTCGGATGGGGCGATTCGGGCAGTCGAGACCTCCGAGGGATCGATCGAGGCGGAACGGGTGATCATTGCGGCCGGCCCGCAGGCGCGGCAGGTCGGCCGGCTGTGCGGCGTACACATTCCCGTCTCCCCGCACTCGCGGCAGGCGTTCGCGACCGCACCGTTGGCGGCGATCGACCCGGGCTACCCGTTGACCGTGGACATGGCCACCGGTGCCTACGTCCATCCGGAGGCCACCGGCGGTACGGCGGTGATCGGCGGCAACGACCGGGAGACGGCCAGCAGCGAGGCGGCGACCGTCGACTGGTCACGCGTCACCTCGCTGGCTGAAGCGATCGCCGGCCGATTCCCGGCGCTGGAGGATCTGGAGATCACCAACGCCTGGGCAGGCCTGCGGGAAATGACGCCCGACGACCACGCCATCGTGGGCCCGATCGAGTCACGACCAGGACTCTGGGTCGTGGCCGGATTCTCCGGCCACGGCTTCATGCAGGCTCCCGCGGTCGGTGAGGCTCTGGCCAGTTGGTTCGTGGACGGCGATCCCGGGATGGATCTCTCCCGCTTGGCGTTGTCCCGCTTCGGCGATGCGGCGGTCGCCACGCTCGAGACGACGGTCTTCTAG
- a CDS encoding MFS transporter encodes MPSQEPETIDRYTIDTAPATGFHYRLALFTGGGKFIDGYTLGVLTVALAVIPPDFGMTPFYAGLVGSAALFGLFIGSAFIGPLADRIGRKRLYTADLILFLAAALAQFFVQSPSQLFVMRLILGIAIGIDYAVAPTYLSEMLPKRLRGPLLGSLAEIWRIGFLASVIVGYFMRDMGPGAWKWILVTSAVPTALVMLLRLGAPESPRWLVRQGRDAEADAIVKKYINPEAGIHDLIATVGHEQGHKRSTWEATRILFSKQWRSRTLFAGFFWIAQATPQTAIFTFLPALFVALGLAGGLGPTLIQNIFFAVGGVVGMFLINLISRRKMLVSTFWLMAISILALVVLPDPSAAVVITCLCIYAFIEAIAGNLQFVYPSELFPTSLRAAGVGMAAAMSRIGAAFGTFVLPLVLASYGVQVVMIGTLCLLVLGALVSQKYAPETANRGLQEEPAPDAH; translated from the coding sequence ATGCCGTCCCAGGAGCCCGAGACAATCGACCGCTACACGATCGACACCGCACCGGCGACCGGCTTCCACTATCGACTGGCGTTGTTCACCGGCGGTGGGAAGTTCATCGACGGCTACACGCTGGGCGTGCTGACGGTGGCACTCGCGGTGATACCGCCGGACTTCGGGATGACTCCGTTCTATGCCGGCCTGGTGGGCTCGGCCGCCCTCTTCGGGCTCTTCATCGGCAGCGCCTTCATCGGCCCGTTGGCGGACCGGATCGGCCGGAAGCGTCTCTACACCGCCGACCTGATCCTGTTCCTGGCGGCCGCGCTCGCCCAGTTCTTCGTGCAGAGTCCGTCGCAGCTCTTCGTGATGCGACTCATCCTGGGCATCGCTATCGGTATCGACTACGCCGTCGCCCCCACCTACCTGTCGGAGATGCTGCCGAAGCGGTTGCGCGGCCCGTTGCTGGGCAGCCTGGCCGAGATCTGGCGGATCGGCTTCCTCGCCTCCGTCATCGTCGGATACTTCATGCGCGACATGGGTCCGGGTGCCTGGAAATGGATCCTGGTCACCAGCGCGGTGCCGACGGCCCTCGTCATGCTGCTGCGTTTGGGTGCGCCCGAATCGCCGCGCTGGCTGGTGCGACAAGGTCGCGACGCCGAGGCCGACGCGATCGTGAAGAAGTACATCAACCCCGAGGCCGGTATCCATGACCTGATCGCCACGGTCGGCCACGAGCAAGGACACAAGCGGAGCACCTGGGAAGCGACCCGGATCCTGTTCAGCAAGCAGTGGCGCTCCCGTACCCTGTTCGCCGGCTTCTTCTGGATCGCCCAGGCGACTCCGCAGACGGCGATCTTCACCTTCCTGCCGGCACTGTTCGTGGCGCTCGGCTTGGCAGGCGGCCTCGGACCGACGCTGATTCAGAACATCTTCTTCGCCGTCGGCGGCGTGGTGGGCATGTTCTTGATCAACCTGATCAGCCGCCGGAAGATGCTGGTCTCCACCTTCTGGCTGATGGCGATCTCGATCCTCGCCTTGGTGGTGCTGCCGGACCCGAGCGCCGCCGTGGTCATCACCTGCCTGTGCATCTATGCCTTCATCGAGGCGATTGCCGGGAACCTGCAGTTCGTCTATCCGAGTGAGCTCTTTCCGACCTCGCTGAGGGCCGCAGGTGTTGGGATGGCGGCGGCGATGAGCCGGATCGGGGCTGCGTTCGGCACCTTCGTGCTGCCGCTGGTGCTGGCGTCGTACGGCGTTCAGGTGGTCATGATCGGCACCCTGTGCCTGTTGGTGCTCGGTGCGCTGGTGTCACAGAAGTACGCCCCGGAGACCGCCAACCGTGGTCTGCAGGAGGAGCCGGCACCCGACGCCCACTGA
- a CDS encoding glycoside hydrolase family 31 protein, translated as MTTIQLELTDGECWWGGAVPDGQVMPFGRRPHTRNLATNAGLLANPDDGANQSAPLLVSNSGRFVWSELPFTFSFDGTGRLEVTGTDVVVGAGGDSVADAYRAVSRAFFPPAGTTPAEVMFTSPQYNTWMEMPYRPTQDAVLVYARGILDAGFPPGLLMIDDRWSRDYGTWEFDTAQFPDPRAMVDQLHEWGFPVMLWLVPFLSPDSANFRLARKAGWLICGADGEPVIRKWWNGYSAAPDLTDPAALDWLRGELRRLQDDFGVDGFKFDAGDLRDYRLDDRTVAGSGPTGQCEAWARFAAEFDYNELRACWKLGGQPLAQRLHDKPCRWGPGGLGSLIPESIAQGLIGDVFNCPDMIGGGDVAYVLDGAPVDQELFVRFAQCAALFPMMQFSMAPWRVLDNEHFAAVKAAVELRQSLLPEIMALVAHAARTGEPILRPLAYHHRGYERVHDQFLLGEDLLVAPVLEPAATSRTVLVPPGRWTDPAGSVVEGPTEITIPVNLRSVPWWRRLEP; from the coding sequence GTGACCACGATCCAGCTGGAGCTGACCGACGGCGAGTGCTGGTGGGGCGGAGCGGTCCCCGACGGCCAGGTGATGCCGTTCGGACGGCGGCCACACACTCGGAACCTGGCAACGAATGCCGGTCTGCTCGCCAACCCCGATGACGGGGCCAACCAGTCGGCACCGCTCCTGGTCTCCAACAGTGGCCGATTTGTCTGGTCCGAGCTCCCGTTCACGTTTTCCTTCGACGGCACAGGCCGGCTCGAGGTCACCGGCACCGACGTCGTTGTCGGCGCCGGTGGAGACTCGGTGGCCGATGCCTATCGCGCCGTGTCGCGGGCCTTCTTCCCGCCGGCCGGAACGACGCCGGCAGAGGTGATGTTCACCAGCCCGCAGTACAACACGTGGATGGAGATGCCGTACCGGCCAACCCAGGACGCGGTGCTCGTGTACGCCCGGGGCATCCTCGATGCCGGCTTTCCACCGGGGTTGTTGATGATCGACGACCGCTGGTCTCGTGACTATGGAACCTGGGAGTTCGATACCGCCCAGTTCCCCGACCCGCGGGCCATGGTGGATCAGCTGCACGAATGGGGCTTCCCGGTGATGCTCTGGCTGGTCCCCTTCCTCAGCCCGGACAGCGCGAACTTCCGGCTCGCCCGGAAGGCGGGGTGGCTGATCTGCGGCGCGGACGGCGAGCCGGTGATCAGGAAGTGGTGGAACGGCTACAGCGCAGCGCCCGACCTCACCGACCCGGCCGCTTTGGACTGGCTACGCGGTGAGCTGCGGCGGCTGCAGGACGACTTCGGTGTCGACGGGTTCAAATTCGACGCCGGCGATCTGCGCGACTACCGGCTCGACGACCGGACAGTGGCCGGCAGCGGTCCGACCGGTCAGTGCGAGGCCTGGGCGAGGTTCGCCGCGGAGTTCGACTACAACGAGCTGCGGGCCTGCTGGAAGCTGGGCGGCCAGCCACTCGCCCAACGGTTGCACGACAAGCCGTGCCGGTGGGGGCCTGGCGGGCTGGGATCGCTCATCCCCGAGTCGATCGCGCAGGGACTGATCGGCGACGTGTTCAACTGCCCGGACATGATCGGCGGCGGGGATGTCGCCTATGTCCTCGACGGCGCGCCGGTCGATCAGGAGCTGTTCGTCCGGTTCGCCCAGTGCGCGGCGCTCTTCCCGATGATGCAGTTCTCGATGGCACCGTGGCGGGTTCTCGACAACGAGCACTTCGCCGCGGTGAAGGCTGCCGTTGAGCTGCGCCAGTCCCTGCTGCCGGAGATCATGGCGCTGGTTGCCCACGCCGCCCGAACCGGCGAGCCGATCCTGCGGCCGCTCGCCTATCACCACCGCGGGTACGAGCGGGTGCACGATCAGTTCCTGCTCGGCGAGGATCTACTGGTCGCGCCGGTGCTGGAGCCGGCGGCGACCTCGCGTACGGTCCTCGTTCCGCCGGGACGCTGGACCGATCCGGCCGGCTCGGTGGTCGAAGGGCCGACCGAGATCACCATCCCGGTCAACCTCCGGTCCGTGCCCTGGTGGCGCCGCCTCGAACCCTGA
- a CDS encoding TM7S3/TM198-like domain-containing protein has translation MDTIVVGIVAVVIGALLCFRGYVTMRLIISLFGAFVGFLLGAGLVSGVTSSAFGQLAISWLVGFVGAVIFGVLAYLSYQLAVIIGMAGIGFTIGTSLMAAAGVSSGFATIGVGVAAGVLLAILAISTNLPAVILVVLTALAGASVTTTGVMMIAGSVGIGQLTGEGVADPTSTGWGWLALYAVLVILGVVAQFRALSGRRRTMRQQWNAPMYAPHPAH, from the coding sequence GTGGACACCATCGTGGTAGGCATCGTCGCCGTCGTGATCGGAGCGCTGCTGTGCTTCCGTGGTTATGTGACGATGCGGTTGATCATCAGCTTGTTCGGCGCCTTCGTCGGGTTCCTGTTGGGCGCCGGGCTGGTGTCAGGAGTCACGTCGAGCGCGTTCGGACAGCTCGCGATCAGCTGGTTGGTCGGCTTCGTCGGCGCGGTGATCTTCGGCGTGCTGGCGTACCTCTCCTATCAGCTGGCCGTCATCATCGGGATGGCCGGCATCGGCTTCACGATCGGTACCAGCCTGATGGCCGCCGCCGGAGTCAGTTCCGGGTTCGCCACGATTGGAGTCGGCGTGGCCGCCGGCGTGCTGCTCGCCATCTTGGCCATCAGCACCAACCTCCCCGCGGTGATCCTGGTGGTGCTCACCGCGCTGGCCGGCGCCAGCGTCACCACCACCGGTGTGATGATGATCGCCGGCTCCGTCGGCATCGGTCAGCTCACCGGGGAGGGCGTGGCCGACCCGACATCTACCGGCTGGGGCTGGCTCGCGCTCTACGCCGTGCTGGTCATCCTGGGCGTCGTCGCACAGTTCCGTGCCCTCTCCGGGCGCCGTCGCACGATGCGCCAGCAGTGGAACGCACCGATGTACGCGCCGCATCCTGCGCACTGA